A genomic stretch from Psilocybe cubensis strain MGC-MH-2018 chromosome 1, whole genome shotgun sequence includes:
- a CDS encoding NADH-cytochrome b5 reductase 1, translating into MPNKYQLAFLVSFFSVFFSLLFLSNYLGARLRDAGYDVRNLILIGLPTDNPPPPSLALVAHMAAEQASAFFADIASANFHAVRVPYAGTYDLVAIASSPTFLITGAVILATAFIAKVLHTGRTKPLDANVWKEFSLEKKIRVSPNTAIYRFKLPHPQDVLGLPIGQHISISAEINGKNIVRSYTPVSNDDDRGHFDLIIKTYEKGNISKHVSLLKIGDNIRVKGPKGNFVYTPNMVGHLSMIAGGTGIAPMIQVIRAALKNPFDRTTITLIYANVNEEDILLKDDLEALQDVHEQKFKIFYVLNNPPPGWKGGAGFVTKEHIKEHLPNPATSDSKLLICGPPPMVGAMK; encoded by the exons ATGCCCAATAAATACCAGCTCGCTTTTCtcgtctctttcttctctgtctttttctccctcctctttctctccaaCTATCTCGGTGCTCGTCTCCGGGACGCTGGCTACGACGTCCGCAACCTCATTCTCATCGGTCTCCCCACCGACAACCCACCGCCGCCTTCTCTCGCTCTAGTCGCTCACATGGCCGCAGAGCAGGCTTCCGCCTTTTTCGCAGACATCGCCTCTGCCAACTTCCATGCTGTCCGCGTTCCCTACGCCGGCACCTACGATCTTGTCGCCATTGCCTCCTCTCCCACATTTCTCATCACAGGCGCCGTCATTCTCGCCACCGCGTTCATTGCAAAGGTCCTTCATACAG GCCGCACAAAGCCTCTCGACGCAAATGTCTGGAAAGAGTTCTCCctagaaaagaaaattagaGTCTCCCCAAACACCGCCAT TTACCGCTTCAAGCTCCCCCATCCCCAGGACGTTCTCGGCCTCCCCATTGGTCAGCACATCTCCATTTCCGCCGAGATCAACGGCAAGAACATCGTCAGGAGCTACACTCCCGTCAGCAACGACGATGACCGCGGCCACTTTGACCTCATTATCAAG ACCTATGAAAAGGGAAATATCTCCAAGCACGTCTCTCTCCTCAAGATCGGCGACAATATCCGCGTCAAGGGCCCCAAGGGCAACTTTGTCTATACCCCCAACATGGTCGGCCATCTCAGCATGATTGCAGGAGGCACCGGAATCGCCCCCATGATTCAGGTCATCCGCGCCGCTCTCAAAAATCCATTTGACCGCACCACTATCACCCTCATCTACGCCAACGTCAACGAAGAagacatcctcctcaaggatGACCTCGAGGCTCTCCAGGATGTCCACGAGCAAAAGTTCAAGATTTTCTACGTCCTCAACAACCCTCCCCCAGGCTGGAAGGGCGGCGCTGGCTTTGTCACCAAAGAGCATATCAAGGAGCATCTCCCCAACCCTGCTACTTCTGATAGCAAGCTCCTCATTTGCG GCCCTCCCCCTATGGTCGGTGCTATGAAGTGA
- a CDS encoding Protein PRY2 translates to MTRLSLLISLSFALPFIPSGLAGPACARKHYQVANCVSICKSKWGWTGSMMGTDPWGSVVKKVDINDWDSVVSVACGSPVASPTPSTAVQPIPSTSTALQTESVTPTIVVTTTSSTSSATSSKSSAISSSSVLSSSSIAPSVSAQGFLASARRSSTTVVPQPTTSIRPPQFQSTSTKVETVITTRQPATTKASTTQAPQVTQTPNNGGSTGSSGGTSNADIQAYLAGHNTIRAQHGAAPLTWSDSLAAKAQQWANGCKFQHSGGSLGPFGENLAAGTGSDYGISQAIKDWTDEVSDYNPSNPVASHFTQVVWKGTSEVGCAVQSCNGIFDASFGPAKYFVCEYSKQGNIVGQFALAPTHGTFMRLSSRVLRTASEATYVFLALVAVVATGLSCAAIISQAVRTSPGRSWTNNFNALVIGASYIIVFAASASFCVKRRVAVRLKLQRISKTYRSVGKHDLPDSVHKHVLQEYTRACLVSFESLPKNVYHEGWGRPGTKYNGVSFRRALLDTIPHIDELAHVVIPLHPRLKPHARMLHHFRFLNPLLPKDEDGMTPLHYYDSAIQLARHSSREVTEEEFETGMEAAYQIEKCLNECRLEMLESDSTTQLEG, encoded by the exons ATGACGCGACTCAGCTTGTTAATTTCTCTGAGTTTCGCTCTTCCTTTCATTCCGAGCGGGCTCGCAGGGCCTGCATGTGCCAGAAAACATTACCAGGTTGCCAACTGTGTTTCGATATGCAAGTCGAAGTGGGGTTGGACCGGGAGCATGATGGGTACCGACCCATGGGGTTCGGTGGTCAAGAAGGTCGACATCAACGACTGGGACTCTGTGGTATCTGTAGCGTGCGGTTCTCCAGT CGCCTCTCCTACGCCATCCACTGCCGTCCAACCGATTCCTTCAACAAGCACAGCTCTGCAGACAGAAAGTGTCACCCCCACAATCGTGGTTACCACGACATCTTCGACATCTAGCGCTACTTCATCAAAATCCAGCgctatttcttcttcaagtgttttgtcctcttcatccattGCTCCTTCCGTCTCTGCTCAAGGTTTCCTTGCGTCCGCTCGTCGATCGTCTACTACTGTAGTTCCTCAACCCACGACATCAATAAGACCGCCCCAGTTTCAAAGTACCTCTACTAAAGTAGAAACAGTCATCACTACACGGCAGCCTGCAACCACCAAGGCGTCGACTACACAGGCCCCTCAGGTTACACAGACGCCAAATAATGGTGGTAGCACCGGTAGCAGTGGCGGTACTTCCAATGCAGATATTCAAGCCTACCTTGCGGGTCATAACACAATAAGAGCGCAGCACGGTGCTGCGCCACTGACCTGGAGTGACAGTTTGGCAGCCAAGGCTCAGCAATGGGCCAATGGTTGTAAATTCCAACATTCCGGTGGATCACTTGGACCATTCGGTG AAAACTTGGCTGCTGGCACAGGTTCAGACTATGGGATCTCTCAGGCCATTAAAGACTGGACAGATGAAGTTT CCGATTATAATCCCAGCAACCCCGTAGCATCTCACTTTACTCAGGTCGTTTGGAAAGGCACGTCTGAAGTTGGATGTGCCGTCCAGTCCTGCAATGGTATCTTTGATGCTAGCTTTGGG CCTGCTAAATATTTTGTATGCGAGTATTCGAAGCAAGGAAATATCGTTGGACAGTTTGC GCTTGCACCGACCCACGGCACCTTCATGCGACTGTCTTCGCGTGTGCTGAGGACAGCATCTGAAGCCACCTATGTCTTCCTAGCTCTCGTTGCGGTCGTCGCGACTGGTCTGTCCTGCGCTGCGATCATCTCCCAAGCGGTGCGGACGTCCCCGGGGCGCTCGTGGACGAACAACTTTAATGCGTTGGTGATTGGGGCGTCGTACATCATCGTT TTTGCAGCTTCAGCCTCGTTCTGCGTGAAGCGTCGCGTTGCCGTGCGGCTCAAACTCCAGCGCATCTCCAAAACCTACCGCTCGGTCGGCAAACATGACTTACCTGAC TCGGTGCACAAACACGTTTTGCAGGAATATACCCGCGCCTGTCTGGTGTCGTTCGAATCTCTCCCCAAAAACGTATATCACGAGGGATGGGGCAGACCAG GTACCAAATACAACGGCGTCTCATTCCGACGCGCGCTCCTCGACACGATTCCGCATATCG ACGAATTGGCGCACGTTGTGATACCGCTGCACCCACGGCTGAAGCCGCACGCGCGGATGTTGCACCACTTTCGGTTCCTCAACCCGTTGCTGCCAAAGGATGAAGACGGAATGACGCCGCTGCACTACTACGACTCTGCGATCCAGCTGGCGCGGCACTCGTCCCGCGAAGTGACAGAGGAAGAGTTCGAGACGGGCATGGAAGCGGCGTATCAGATCGAGAAATG TTTGAACGAATGTCGtttggaaatgttggaatCGGACTCTACAACGCAGCTCGAGGGTTGA
- a CDS encoding ER membrane protein complex subunit 7-like protein (ER membrane protein complex subunit 7 homolog) — protein MTRISLFLLQLLSCVVVVFSFDITGKVLWNDECPDTTALGQAKVSLNEGILTGGITRNGEFTIPDVPWGTYILTILAHDYYFDQVRIDVSNSTSPEVRPYVAGTPMDPPSTIFLPYPISLTPREKYVYFVPPERFNLAGMLANPMMLLMVGGGVMMLAMPYLIKNLDPEALEELKEQQGKMGSIQNAFQNGDFKSGFSSLMAAADQPAQASPSKAGGAAKARGNKKAKR, from the exons ATGACGCGGATATCACTGTTTTTGCTGCAACTTCTTTCCTG TGTGGTTGTCGTCTTCAGTTTTGACATAACAGGAAAAGTATTGTGGAATGACGAATGCCCGG ATACCACTGCTCTTGGACAGGCAAAGGTGTCGTTAAATGAAGGTATTCTGACTGGGGGTATAACACGAAATGGAGAATTCACAAT TCCGGATGTTCCTTGGGGAACTTACATCTTGACAATCCTTGCCCATGACTATTACTTTGACCAG GTACGGATAGACGTGTCCAACTCGACTTCACCTGAAGTTCGTCCCTACGTTGCTGGCACCCCGATGGATCCGCCCTCTACAATCTTCCTTCCATATCCCATTTCACTGACGCCGAGGGAGAAGTATGTGTACTTCGTTCCTCCTGAACGTTTCAATCTAGCTGGGATGCTCGCAAATCCAATGATGCTTCTCATGGTCGGGGGCGGCGTAATGATGTTGGCCATGCCATACCTCATC AAAAACCTCGACCCTGAAGCtcttgaagagttgaaggAACAGCAAGGAAAGATGGGCAGTATCCAGAACGCATTCCAAAATGGAGATTTCAAGTCTGG ATTCTCCTCTCTAATGGCAGCCGCTGATCAACCCGCCCAAGCATCACCTAGTAAGGCAGGGGGTGCGGCAAAGGCCCGAGGgaacaagaaagcaaagagaTGA
- a CDS encoding rRNA-processing protein utp23, producing the protein MRQKRAKAYRKLMHLYCMTFGFRQPYQILIDSEMCKSAVAQKIDFVKQLHTVLQGEVKPMITQCCIHELYLQGKQQQPAVDLAKTFERRKCNHREPIGGDDCLASVVGDSNKHRYVVATQSQTLRVKLRFIPGTPIIHINRSVMVLEPPSDTTVQAKERAEDTKLHASAPDLALVPVTAPEERRVKRKGPKGPNPLSVKKKQSNEPTKPPTKAQPPTGSKRKVDDVDSDPEGESIPAQVSAPTAASKRRKRRRKNKGAVDMDTQRAESDSVKS; encoded by the exons ATGCGTCAAAAACGAGCAAAAGCCTACCGAAAACTCATGCATCTCTACTGTATGACCTTTGGATTTCGTCAACCCTATCAAATACTCA TTGACTCTGAGATGTGCAAATCAGCAGTAGCCCAGAAGATCGACTTCGTCAAACAACTTCACACTGTTTTACAGGGAGAAGTAAAGCCAA TGATCACGCAGTGCTGCATACACGAACTATATCTCCAAGGAAAGCAACAACAGCCAGCTGTGGACCTCGCAAAGACCTTTGAACGGCGGAAGTGCAATCATCGTGAACCAATTGGCGGTGACGACTGTCTAGCGAGTGTCGTTG GGGACTCCAATAAGCATCGCTATGTCGTGGCTACACAGTCTCAAACTCTACGAGTCAAACTGCGTTTCATTCCTGGTACACCCATCATACACATCAATCGTTCTGTAATGGTACTTGAACCCCCAAGTGATACAACCGTGCAGGCAAAAGAAAGG GCCGAGGACACAAAACTCCACGCTTCAGCGCCAGATCTTGCGCTAGTTCCTGTCACCGCTCCCGAGGAACGTAGGGTCAAACGCAAGGGTCCGAAAGGCCCTAATCCTCTTAGCGTTAAAAAGAAACAATCAAATGAGCCTACCAAACCTCCGACCAAAGCCCAACCTCCGACTGGTTCCAAAAGAAAGGTCGATGACGTTGACAGTGATCCCGAAGGAGAATCCATACCGGCCCAGGTATCTGCACCAACAGCCGCCtcaaagagaaggaaaagaagacgaAAAAATAAAGGCGCTGTAGATATGGATACACAGAGAGCTGAATCGGATAGTGTCAAATCATGA
- a CDS encoding Rho guanine nucleotide exchange factor scd1: MASIGRRQIDTKFLNSGILNKSASQSSSLYQKCSLLRGRLRRIRGFAELFPDVVESPSRDPVAYIWDLFSTGTPLCYIYDQLPADEGFKKINHYALSKRNYETESETNRAKKHAIALFAMELRVSNITEKISGCEMFTVTELWDRHSTDGLVKVVDTVTAIVDHLPPEVFDDDVASEDPSNAANVHDAVQQNIIREMLETERKYVQNLEVLQSFSNALSQGNIVSQDTIHLLFPNLNKLLNFQRKFLISLEFTAQLPLQVQRWGQLFLENEEEFSVYEPYCVNYKHATELMVDHERDLSSFNHILNAKSELPALLLKPIQRVCQYPLLLESLVKALPPEVYEHHYELIRASESAKRIITKINEAQRRNENQEIVKDLAARVADWKGHHIENFGELVLHESFTVTKSDVDRNYEAFLFEKILILCKEATAPVNKRKKNQAILKKSVSVATPQPQKPPLLLKGRIFIANVVSAKPTTPNRPNSYPLGVYWKGDYEVESFTMHCRREEQMKQWQTAVTRLVTEAASRRIQLVAEQKINGVMRTQIGPTPHTPTSLYSLSSDFATIGGRNRYSAYNEDEESNHYGPDSASEDGELEEYIPPSCPSSGRSTPVERRRLYKSRSLSAKFLSCKNLNGSPLVFGKITRSRSFSVPYIDTSKSTGSPRESSPPTPVSYLTLLSTSHAMDREWPPHSEDSKVNKFNPSIPMVKLKIRYYDDIFIIHLPKMVDFAGLYANLERKIRLCGPRKSTAPLRVKYRDADGDMISLTSTEDLQIALDHEQVITLFVT; encoded by the exons ATGGCCTCCATAGGACGGCGCCAGATTGATACCAAGTTCCTGAACTCAGGGATTCTCAACAAATCCGCCTCGCAATCTTCCTCTCTGTATCAGAAATGTTCACTGTTGCGCGGAAGACTGCGTAGAATCCGCGGTTTCGCAGAACTATTCCCAGATGTGGTGGAATCACCATCTCGAGACCCAGTCGCCTACATCTGGGACTTATTCTCAACGGGAACCCCCCTGTGCTACATATATGACCAGCTCCCTGCTGATGAAGGCTTCAAGAAAATCAATCATTACGCACTCTCCAAACGTAACTATGAAACTGAATCAGAAACAAATCGCGCAAAGAAGCATGCCATTGCCCTCTTTGCTATGGAGCTTAGAGTGTCGAATATCACTGAAAAGATATCTGGCTGTGAGATGTTTACTGTGACGGAGTTGTGGGACCGCCACTCAACTGATGGTTTGGTCAAG GTCGTCGACACAGTCACCGCAATTGTAGATCATCTTCCACCGGAAGTCTTTGATGACGACGTTGCTTCTGAGGATCCTTCTAACGCAGCAAATGTGCACGATGCCGTTCAACAGAATATCATTCGCGAAATGCTGGAAACGGAACGGAAATACGTTCAGAATCTGGAAGTACTGCAG AGTTTCTCCAATGCTCTTTCACAAGGGAACATCGTCAGCCAGGATACGATACACCTACTATTCCCTAACCTAAATAAGCTTCTCAATTTCCAGCGGAAGTTCTTGATCAGTCTTGAATTTACTGCTCAGCTTCCTCTACAAGTACAACGCTGGGGGCAACTCTTTCTTGAAAAT GAAGAGGAGTTCTCGGTGTACGAACCGTATTGTGTTAATTATAAACACGCAACTGAGTTAATGGTAGACCATGAAAGAGATTTATCC TCTTTCAATCATATTCTCAACGCCAAATCCGAGCTTCCTGCATTGTTACTTAAACCCATTCAACGGGTTTGTCAAtaccctcttcttctcgaG TCACTTGTCAAAGCACTTCCCCCGGAGGTCTACGAACATCACTACGAACTCATTCGCGCTTCAGAATCTGCCAAAAGAATTATCACTAAAATCAACGAGGCGCAAAGACGCAATGAAAACCAAGAAATCGTCAAGGACCTCGCAGCTAGGGTCGCAGATTGGAAAGGGCATCACATCGAAAATTTCGGAGAACTCGTTCTTCACGAATCTTTCACGGTTACGAAATCGGACGTTGACCGAAACTATGAAGCTTTTTTGTTCGAAAAAATACTCATTCTCTGTAAAGAAGCTACTGCCCCTGTAaacaaaaggaagaagaatcaGGCGATCCTAAAAAAATCTGTCTCAGTTGCTACCCCTCAGCCACAAAAGCCTCCCCTCTTGCTAAAAGGTCGCATCTTTATAGCGAACGTTGTATCCGCAAAACCTACCACAC CGAACCGGCCAAATTCGTATCCCTTGGGTGTGTATTGGAAGGGAGATTATGAAGTGGAATCTTTTACAATGCACTGCCGACGAGAAGAACAGATGAAACAGTGGCAAACTGCTGTCACACGTTTGGTAACTGAAGCGGCTTCTCGTCGTATTCAGCTTGTAGCGGAACAGAAAATAAACGGCGTTATGCGCACACAAATTGGACCAACCCCTCATACACCTACATCGCTTTACTCGCTGAGTTCGGATTTTGCGACTATTGGCGGTAGAAATCGTTATTCAGCATAtaatgaggatgaagagtcAAACCACTATGGACCCGATTCTGCATCAGAAGATGGAGAACTTGAGGAATATATCCCACCTTCTTGTCCCTCTTCTGGAAGAAGTACGCCTGTTGAAAGGCGCAGATTGTATAAATCGCGAAGCTTGTCCGCAAAGTTTTTGTCCTGCAAAAACCTCAATGGATCGCCGCTGGTGTTTGGCAAAATAACGCGCAGCAGGAGTTTCAGTGTACCATACATTGATACGTCAAAATCCACGGGGTCTCCGCGTGAATCCTCGCCCCCTACACCTGTCAGCTATCTGACTCTACTATCAACATCGCACGCAATGGACAGAGAATGGCCCCCGCACTCGGAGGATTCAAAAGTCAACAAATTCAATCCATCAATTCCAATGGTCAAATTGAAAATCCGTTACTACGATGATATTTTCATCATTCATCTCCCGAAGATGGTGGATTTTGCTGGGCTGTACGCTAACCTTGAAAGAAAGATTCGTCTTTGTGGACCGCGGAAAAGCACGGCACCGTTGCGCGTTAAGTATCGGGACGCAGATGGGGACATGATATCGCTGACTTCGACGGAGGACCTGCAGATAGCCCTTGACCATGAGCAAGTAATAACATTATTTGTAACTTGA
- a CDS encoding WD repeat-containing protein 5-like protein (WD repeat-containing protein 5 homolog): MTSNPLNPSDPSNVFKQEKSPELASSSTGPGYKLRYILSGHKLSISSIKFSPDGSFLASAGSDKLIKLWDALTGQIVHTLQGHTEGISDIAWANDNEYLASASDDKTIKIWSMEERKEVKTLIGHTNFVFCVNYNPHSNLLVSGGFDETVRIWDIARGKPLKVLPAHSDPVTAVSFNHDGTLVVSCAMDGLIRIWDAESGQCLKTLVDDDNPICSHVKFSPNSRFVLASTQDSTIRMWNYQTSKCVKTYTGHVNRTYCIPACFITSSSKGKYIVSGSEDNKLYIWDLQSRKVLQILEGHRDVVLAVATHPIRNIIASASMEKDLSIRLWFDE, translated from the exons ATGACTTCCAACCCACTGAATCCCTCTGATCCCAGTAATGTCTTTAAGCAGGAGAAATCTCCAGAGCTTGCGTCTTCATCCACGGGCCCTGGGTATAAGTTGCGCTACATCCTCAGTGGTCACAAACTGTCTATATCGTCAATCAAGTTTAGTCCCGACGGTTCATTCCTCGCGTCGGCCG GCTCAGACAAGTTGATAAAACTTTGGGATGCTCTCACTGGCCAAATTGTCCACACTCTTCAAGGCCATACCGAAGGTATTTCTGATATCGCATGGGCCAACGACAACGAATACCTCGCTTCCGCGTCTGACGATAAAACCATTAAAATTTGGAGTATGGAGGAA CGCAAAGAAGTCAAGACTCTCATCGGACATACTAACTTTGTGTTCTGTGTAAATTACAATCCCCACTCTAACCTCCTTGTCTCTGGGGGATTCGATGAAACTGTCCGAATTTGGGATATCGCAAGAG GCAAGCCTCTGAAAGTCCTCCCAGCACATTCAGACCCTGTAACTGCCGTCAGTTTCAATCACGATGGAACTTTGGTGGTTTCTTGCGCAATGGATGGGCTGAT CCGCATATGGGATGCTGAATCTGGTCAGTGTTTAAAAACCTTGGTGGACGACGATAATCCTATCTG TTCACATGTCAAGTTTTCTCCAAATTCTAGATTTGTATTGGCCTCAACCCAAGACTCCACAATACGAATGTGGAATTATCAGACCTCAAAATGCGTAAAAACGTATACAGGACACGTCAATAGGACATATTGCATCCCTGCTTGCTTTATCACCTCCAGCAGCAAAGGAAAGTACATTGTCAGTGGCAGCGAAGACAACAAACTATACATCTGGGATTTGCAGTCTCGCAAAGTTTTACAAATTTTAGAAGGTCATCGAG ATGTTGTTCTCGCTGTCGCT ACGCATCCCATCAGAAATATCATCGCATCAGCCTCCATGGAAAAAGACTTATCCATACGACTTTGGTTTGATGAGTAA
- a CDS encoding Eukaryotic translation initiation factor 3 subunit K, whose product MTSEWLTPSTRSELIENLVSGVDRYNPSNVSILEDYLYHQIRSEEYDCLANLAILKLYQFNPELYNPDVVINILIKALTASPLPDFNLCISLLDERPLNAQLDEPDPLPTVLPILKGLHSLLFRCRFPAFWEIYQSAELENLRDNYTVEVAGFEDAVRAVAIRAVRATFTRISSERLGSYLNLSSSDLIAYIQKLGWPVDSSTSVVTIPPNPDNQIEATVVQESVKLPQLTKIIAHSVAKA is encoded by the exons ATGACTTCAGAGTGGTTGACCCCTTCAACACGGTCAGAGCTCATCGAGAACCTCGTCTCTGGAGTCG ACCGTTACAATCCTTCAAACGTCAGTATACTAGAAGATTATCTCTATCACCAAATCAGAAGTGAAGAGTACGATTGTCTGGCCAACTTGGCCATTTTAAAGCT ATACCAATTTAACCCAGAGCTTTACAACCCAGATGTTGTCATCAACATCCTTATAAAAGCACTCACAGCATCCCCCCTCCCCGATTTCAACCTCTGTATATCTCTTCTCGATGAAAGACCATTGAATGCTCAACTTGACGAACCTGATCCACTTCCCACTGTCCTTCCCATTCTCAAAGGTCTCCACAGCCTTCTTTTCCGCTGCCGCTTCCCTGCTTTCTGGGAGATTTACCAATCTGCTGAACTCGAAAACCTTCGGGACAATTATACCGTTGAGGTGGCAGGATTCGAGGATGCCGTTCGTGCCGTAGCTATTCGTGCTGTCAGAGCCACCTTCACTAGGATCAGTTCAGAGAGACTAGGATCATATCTGAACCTTTCTA GTTCTGATCTGATTGCCTACATTCAGAAATTGGGATGGCCTGTTGACTCCTCAACCTCGGTTGTAACAATACCGCCAAACCCAGACAACCAAATTGAGGCAACAGTTGTGCAAGAAAGCGTCAAGCTTCCTC AATTGACCAAGATCATCGCTCACTCGGTCGCCAAGGCATAA
- a CDS encoding Vacuolar amino acid transporter 1: MSSFSPSFVVGSASSARVSVRDAIQSYRRAQYLVAGSTVASSDASDLEYDDEDDEEAQRSFRLENEDSDVEDQELDATPSGEPRGRDDSFIGQLNWDEEDNESTRHASLREQTSILSDRRLRQPLSIQRLQLSGPSNVREDTPLLAKKVSFSALPRPYRTVEPGFPAKDLLPQTSVDEVSSASRRRLSTSSAASKGLHRQWGGQSTFGQTLFNSIAILLGIGMLSEPLAFAYSGWAVGTLLIISYGFVACYTAKILARIILSDPRIRSYSDIGRKAFGPKVTPFISGMFCLELFAVSVVLITLYGDSLHSLMPEYPANTFKIWGTFLLIPTVFLPLSLLSYTSILGIVSTVLLTFVILIDGISKKEAPGSLWSPAETDFGVKSFNKLGIAFGLFMAGFAGHAVIPSLARDMIDPSRFDTMINWAFVVATSIYALIGYAGYMMFGNDVSDEISLNLLSTPGYNPFLNTLCLWMLVLSPLSKFALNTQPLNTTVEILLGIDTPISSPEDLVDKPDGLSVAPGSSNFGLKRVLAILQRIFLTTLAVAVSVAVPEFSSMMAFLGSFSAFMLSIVGPVMAKVVIDGRCGWFDGTIIVSGVTMAIWGTAAAFLDA, translated from the exons ATGTCGTCCTTTTCTCCGTCGTTCGTAGTCGGGTCTGCCTCCAGCGCGAGGGTCAGTGTCAGGGATGCAATTCAATCAT ACCGACGTGCCCAATACCTTGTCGCTGGCTCCACTGTTGCATCTTCCGACGCTTCAGACCTTGAatatgatgatgaggatgatgaagaagctcAAAGATCTTTCCGTTTGGAAAACGAAGACTCTGATGTCGAAGACCAGGAGTTGGACGCGACGCCCTCTGGAGAGCCCCGGGGACGCGACGATTCCTTTATCGGTCAGCTGAACtgggatgaagaagataatGAATCAACAAGACATGCATCATTGAGGGAACAGACATCTATACTGTCTGACAGACGTCTTCGCCAACCTCTTTCCATTCAACGCCTTCAGCTATCTGGGCCTTCAAACGTGCGCGAGGATACCCCCTTACTAGCCAAAAAAGTTTCTTTCTCCGCTCTTCCACGTCCATATCGCACCGTTGAGCCCGGTTTTCCTGCAAAAGATTTGCTACCACAAACTTCGGTCGATGAGGTGTCGTCAgcatcccgccgtcgcctCTCTACCTCATCAGCCGCGAGCAAAGGTTTGCATCGCCAGTGGGGTGGACAGAGCACGTTTGGACAGACG TTGTTCAATTCTATCGCAATTTTATTGGGTATTGGCATGTTATCGGAACCCCTTGCGTTCGCCTACTCTGGCTGGGCAGTTGGGACTCTTTTGATCATATCCTATGGGTTTGTAGCATGTTATAC AGCTAAAATTCTCGCTCGAATCATACTTTCAGACCCTCGCATTCGCTCTTATTCAGATATCGGCAGGAAGGCGTTCGGTCCCAAAGTAACTCCGTTCATTAGTGGGATGTTTTGCCTTGAGCTCTTCGCCGTCAG CGTGGTTCTTATCACACTATATGGCGACTCTTTGCATTCTTTAATGCCCGAATATCCAGCAAacactttcaaaatttgGGGCACTTTTCT GCTCATTCCCACCGTATTTCTCCCCCTATCTCTCTTATCATACACCTCAATTCTGGGCATTGTTTCGACAGTCCTCCTCACTTTTGTGATATTAATAGATGGAATTTCGAAAAAGGAAGCTCCTGGAAGCCTCTGGTCACCAGCAGAAACGGATTTCGGGGTGAAGAGCTTCAATAAGTTGGGTATAGCATTCGGTTTATTCATGGCTGGG TTTGCTGGACACGCCGTGATACCATCTTTGGCGAGGGATATGATAGATCCCAGTAGATTCGACACCATGATAAACTGGGCCTTC GTGGTCGCTACTTCTATATATGCATTAATTGGGTATGCTGGTTATATGATGTTTGGTAACGACGTCAGCGACGAG ATCAGCTTAAATCTGCTATCCACTCCCGGATATAACCCCTTCCTTAATACACTCTGCCTATGGATGCTAGTTTTGAGTCCATT GTCAAAATTTGCTCTGAATACCCAACCg CTGAACACTACTGTTGAAATACTGCTCGGGATTGACACGCCTATCTCGTCTCCAGAAGACCTAGTAGATAAACCTGATGGTTTATCTGTGGCACCCGGAAGTTCAAACTTTGGACTAAAACGTGTGTTAGCAATTCTGCAACGCATCTTCTTGACTACACTCGCTGTGGCCGTATCAGTTGCAGTGCCAGAATTTAGTTCAATGATGGCGTTCCTTGGATCCTTTTCTGCTTTCATGCTGTCGATTGTGGGGCCAGTCATGGCAAAGGTCGTTATCGATGGGAGGTGTGGTTGGTTTGACGGGACAATTATTGTTTCAGGAGTTACGATGGCGATCTGGGGAACTGCCGCAGCCTTTTTAGACGCGTGA